A genomic window from Desulfobotulus mexicanus includes:
- the fliG gene encoding flagellar motor switch protein FliG: MEITKGARRAAIFLLLMGEEYASEMFRRMKPEEIRTAATAMGSIDKVEPDEMEEVLAMFVEAFEGEISLFVEGGDFFRKTLEKALGPEAASAIIKEIEDAQREIPFDWSRRINIDTLASYVEGEHPQTIAMILAHLPPEVASEIMMVIPNEKKGDIAYRIALLGQVPEEVVRDVDTALRRDLELVGASLGKTGGLQVLVDILNGVDKSTEEVVMELIESESADMATEIRELMFVFEDLVRVSDKDMREILKKVEGGQLTLALKATSEDMRQKILGNLSARASEMLLEDLEVMGPVKLSEVEDAQMNIVRAAKELEEQGTISLGGKGKDDILV; this comes from the coding sequence ATGGAAATCACCAAAGGAGCCCGGAGGGCAGCGATTTTCCTCCTGCTCATGGGAGAAGAATATGCTTCGGAGATGTTCCGGCGGATGAAGCCTGAAGAAATCCGAACAGCAGCCACAGCCATGGGCAGCATAGACAAGGTGGAGCCTGATGAAATGGAAGAGGTTCTTGCCATGTTTGTGGAAGCCTTTGAGGGCGAGATCAGTCTTTTTGTGGAAGGTGGTGATTTTTTCAGGAAAACTCTGGAAAAGGCCCTGGGGCCAGAAGCGGCCAGTGCCATCATCAAGGAGATTGAGGATGCCCAGAGGGAAATTCCCTTTGACTGGAGTCGCCGCATCAACATCGATACCCTGGCTTCCTATGTGGAAGGTGAGCATCCCCAGACCATTGCCATGATTCTCGCCCATCTGCCACCTGAAGTTGCTTCGGAAATCATGATGGTGATACCCAATGAGAAAAAGGGAGATATTGCCTATCGTATAGCCTTGCTGGGGCAGGTGCCCGAAGAGGTTGTGAGGGATGTGGATACTGCATTGCGCCGGGATCTTGAGCTTGTGGGTGCAAGCCTTGGCAAAACCGGTGGCCTTCAGGTTCTGGTGGATATCCTCAACGGTGTGGACAAGAGCACCGAAGAGGTGGTCATGGAGCTGATCGAATCTGAGAGTGCTGATATGGCTACGGAAATCCGGGAGCTGATGTTTGTTTTCGAAGATCTGGTCCGTGTCAGCGACAAGGACATGCGGGAGATTCTCAAAAAAGTGGAGGGCGGCCAGCTTACTCTGGCCCTCAAGGCCACCAGCGAGGATATGCGTCAGAAAATTCTTGGCAACCTTTCGGCCCGTGCTTCGGAAATGTTGCTGGAGGATCTGGAGGTCATGGGACCTGTGAAACTTTCCGAAGTGGAAGATGCGCAGATGAATATTGTCCGTGCTGCTAAAGAGCTGGAGGAGCAGGGAACCATCAGTCTGGGTGGTAAAGGAAAGGACGATATCCTTGTCTGA
- a CDS encoding MotE family protein — protein sequence MKKEKFRSLVMGLAAGFLFTPVFQSASLAEKAPEKEAVVIELEGLAERREVIRREMDALNEERRRLAQLRREVEEEIERLQELNRQVEEGLERLARRRSEAERQAEAEELAKVQQLARFYAGMRPNQAGPIFDAMDPDVARDIFREMRPEAAANILGRMNAERAAVISQKMAERDVRVRE from the coding sequence ATGAAAAAAGAAAAATTCAGAAGTCTTGTCATGGGCCTTGCTGCTGGTTTTTTATTTACTCCTGTATTCCAGTCGGCCTCTCTGGCAGAGAAAGCCCCTGAAAAAGAAGCCGTTGTGATCGAGCTGGAAGGGCTGGCAGAAAGGCGGGAGGTGATCCGCAGGGAAATGGATGCCCTGAATGAGGAACGCAGACGCCTGGCCCAGCTCCGGCGGGAGGTGGAAGAGGAAATTGAGCGTTTGCAGGAGCTGAACCGTCAGGTAGAGGAAGGTCTGGAGCGTCTTGCCAGAAGACGCAGTGAGGCAGAACGACAGGCTGAAGCCGAAGAGCTGGCCAAGGTGCAGCAGCTGGCCCGTTTTTATGCGGGGATGAGGCCTAATCAGGCTGGGCCCATTTTCGATGCCATGGATCCCGATGTGGCCAGGGACATTTTCCGGGAAATGCGGCCCGAGGCGGCGGCAAATATCCTCGGCCGGATGAATGCAGAGAGGGCTGCGGTGATCAGTCAGAAAATGGCCGAAAGGGATGTGCGGGTCAGGGAGTAG
- the flgC gene encoding flagellar basal body rod protein FlgC yields the protein MTDLIKSFKIGGTALSAHRMKMNVIAQNLANVDTTRTEEGGPYRRKMVVYEGRQLEEIPLGLQKAEARENYDDLGFYEMFERERDRGGDQRGVKVTDVVQSQEDFRLVYNPSHPDADPVTGYVAMPNVDHLTEMADMLVARRAYEASITVMNNTKAMMMKALEIGK from the coding sequence ATGACAGATCTGATCAAGTCTTTTAAAATTGGCGGTACGGCCCTTTCCGCACACCGGATGAAAATGAACGTCATTGCCCAGAACCTCGCCAATGTGGACACCACCCGGACGGAGGAAGGTGGACCCTATCGCCGGAAAATGGTGGTTTATGAGGGGCGTCAGCTGGAGGAGATTCCTCTGGGTCTGCAGAAGGCAGAAGCCAGGGAGAATTATGATGACTTAGGATTTTATGAGATGTTTGAGCGGGAAAGGGACAGGGGGGGGGATCAGCGGGGCGTTAAGGTTACCGATGTGGTGCAGTCCCAGGAGGATTTTCGTCTTGTATACAATCCCAGCCATCCGGATGCGGACCCTGTGACGGGTTATGTGGCCATGCCCAATGTGGATCACCTCACGGAAATGGCGGATATGCTGGTGGCCAGAAGGGCTTATGAAGCCAGTATTACGGTAATGAACAACACCAAGGCCATGATGATGAAGGCACTGGAAATTGGTAAGTAG
- a CDS encoding FliH/SctL family protein has translation MSDEKKDNAEVWQQMDVGNLRKFIREDIPVVPPAARNKEAEDTFESVYTRKHSPEESFKSFGDRLPPVTPKQDFSAGRAARSGAAAAPQPGFQDAFPSGRAGGKGGSVPSSPPPLQQPDLRVPVAAEEKRSGVTDFKEEKEAARKQGYDEGFAKGREEGYSEGLAAGHGEGFASGREEGLAQGSAEGYDKGYDEGREAGLSDLEARSGELGQLMASMQEQWVLILTRYEKEIVSLATDIAETLVQATLAVDNAVVERAVISALQRLPDPLKVTVSVHPEDFQQVEMARERFFEAVPELRQLDLSSDPGVGRGGCRITAASGSIREDLSQRLSVLKETMIMAADTKGG, from the coding sequence TTGTCTGATGAGAAAAAAGATAATGCTGAAGTCTGGCAGCAGATGGATGTGGGGAATCTGAGGAAATTTATCCGGGAGGATATTCCTGTGGTTCCACCTGCTGCACGGAATAAGGAAGCGGAAGATACCTTCGAAAGTGTCTATACCCGCAAGCATAGCCCGGAAGAGTCCTTTAAGTCCTTTGGAGACAGATTGCCTCCTGTGACTCCGAAGCAGGATTTTTCAGCCGGGAGAGCAGCTCGATCAGGAGCTGCAGCAGCGCCACAACCGGGTTTTCAGGATGCCTTTCCCTCAGGTCGGGCAGGTGGGAAAGGGGGCAGCGTACCTTCTTCCCCACCCCCATTGCAGCAGCCGGATCTTAGGGTTCCGGTTGCTGCAGAGGAAAAACGGTCGGGAGTAACTGATTTTAAAGAGGAGAAAGAAGCAGCCCGGAAGCAGGGATATGATGAAGGTTTTGCAAAGGGCAGGGAAGAAGGTTACAGCGAAGGTCTTGCAGCAGGCCATGGAGAAGGCTTTGCCTCAGGCCGGGAAGAGGGCTTGGCCCAGGGATCTGCCGAAGGCTATGATAAAGGATATGATGAAGGCAGGGAGGCGGGCCTTTCCGATCTGGAAGCCCGGTCAGGTGAGCTGGGACAGCTAATGGCCAGTATGCAGGAACAGTGGGTATTGATTCTGACTCGCTATGAAAAGGAGATAGTTTCCCTTGCCACAGACATTGCAGAAACACTGGTTCAGGCAACACTTGCCGTGGATAATGCTGTGGTGGAAAGGGCTGTGATTTCTGCCCTTCAACGCCTTCCCGATCCTTTGAAGGTAACGGTGTCCGTTCATCCGGAGGATTTTCAGCAGGTGGAGATGGCCAGGGAACGTTTTTTTGAGGCTGTGCCGGAACTGCGTCAGCTGGATCTTTCTTCGGATCCGGGTGTGGGAAGGGGAGGCTGCCGTATCACGGCCGCATCGGGAAGCATACGTGAAGATCTGAGTCAGCGCCTGTCTGTTTTAAAGGAAACCATGATTATGGCTGCGGATACTAAGGGGGGCTGA
- a CDS encoding flagellar hook-length control protein FliK — translation MIFSPAPAMSFEKGFMPSRSGNQGSGGMDFDTFLEKARGLEEKGDSKTDPKLSLQTVLDRMRMQLQAFMGMGRQDMSADPEAMDWLRQMIQGAGLDEKSRDALLDVIENGSRGNVSMGRLLDRLRMASEEMDIELSVDSSGLSLGSLPYIYNFFKDIGISQERIHTMLDRSAMEGQGFSLDRLGREMALLRQDLSQAGPGGSEGISRAGVIGVLDSMLESLRAMGAGGPEKGFSHDTARLLERSVLSAMADRDMSAMASDRKAEFYLPAHEVAADFLRKMQPGDKALGVTEAREPVAGKGAVNPEAMKYEWADVRNGMEPVAEKLVLNSASLKKEWNLKEYGSGLDSDSSEEGDDSFWGQVKSMGELQGQESGEDNGSRRGAGPQDMFSGMEKKNSKGDGQLSESVLGAQGTRGAENRITRADPAPPPPPPAYVMDQVGRKMADAIRDGQNEVSFQLKPEHLGRLHMRIENIAGVVNIRILAEQKGTHEMLLAQAAELKAQMQEQGMRVERIEVTVSPDFDSALFRERERDRESRRSRNGEKRATGMAVSPALDENPVSMSKNSRDSRLHLMA, via the coding sequence ATGATTTTTTCTCCAGCACCAGCCATGTCTTTTGAAAAGGGTTTCATGCCCTCCCGGTCTGGTAACCAGGGCAGTGGTGGAATGGATTTTGATACTTTTCTTGAAAAAGCCCGGGGGCTGGAAGAAAAGGGTGACTCAAAGACCGACCCAAAGCTTTCCCTGCAGACTGTTTTGGACAGGATGCGTATGCAGCTTCAGGCTTTTATGGGTATGGGGCGGCAGGATATGTCCGCAGATCCGGAAGCCATGGACTGGCTCAGGCAGATGATTCAGGGTGCAGGCCTTGATGAAAAGAGCAGGGATGCTCTTCTGGATGTCATTGAAAATGGCAGCAGGGGAAATGTTTCCATGGGGCGTTTGCTGGACCGTTTGAGGATGGCATCAGAGGAGATGGATATCGAACTTTCCGTTGATTCATCAGGCCTGTCTCTGGGTTCTCTGCCTTATATTTATAATTTTTTTAAAGATATTGGAATCTCTCAGGAAAGAATCCATACAATGCTGGATCGTTCCGCTATGGAAGGCCAGGGTTTTTCTCTGGACAGGCTGGGTCGTGAGATGGCCCTTCTGCGGCAGGATCTGAGTCAGGCAGGGCCCGGTGGTTCAGAGGGTATATCCAGGGCTGGTGTCATCGGAGTGCTGGACAGTATGCTTGAGAGCCTGAGGGCTATGGGTGCAGGCGGGCCGGAGAAGGGCTTTTCCCATGATACGGCAAGGCTTCTGGAACGGTCCGTACTGTCTGCCATGGCAGACAGGGATATGTCCGCCATGGCTTCTGACAGGAAGGCGGAATTCTATTTACCTGCCCATGAGGTTGCAGCGGATTTTCTTCGCAAGATGCAGCCGGGGGACAAAGCTCTAGGGGTTACGGAGGCAAGGGAGCCTGTAGCAGGAAAAGGTGCCGTGAATCCTGAAGCTATGAAATATGAGTGGGCAGATGTACGGAATGGCATGGAGCCTGTTGCAGAAAAGCTGGTTTTGAATTCTGCATCTCTGAAAAAAGAGTGGAATCTTAAAGAATATGGTTCTGGCTTGGATTCCGATAGCAGTGAGGAAGGTGATGACTCTTTTTGGGGGCAGGTAAAATCCATGGGAGAGCTTCAGGGTCAAGAAAGTGGAGAAGACAATGGCTCCAGACGAGGGGCCGGGCCACAGGATATGTTTAGCGGTATGGAGAAGAAAAATTCAAAGGGAGACGGTCAGCTTTCAGAATCGGTTTTAGGAGCACAGGGAACACGGGGAGCTGAAAACCGGATAACGAGAGCTGACCCTGCTCCACCTCCACCCCCTCCGGCCTATGTAATGGATCAGGTGGGCCGTAAAATGGCCGATGCCATCCGTGATGGACAGAATGAGGTGAGTTTTCAGCTGAAACCTGAACACCTTGGTCGCCTGCATATGCGCATTGAAAATATTGCAGGGGTTGTGAATATCAGAATTCTTGCGGAGCAGAAGGGAACCCACGAAATGCTCCTTGCTCAGGCTGCGGAGCTTAAGGCCCAGATGCAGGAGCAGGGGATGCGGGTGGAGCGTATTGAGGTTACTGTGTCCCCTGATTTTGATTCAGCCCTTTTCCGGGAGCGGGAAAGGGATCGGGAATCCCGCAGATCAAGAAACGGGGAAAAGCGGGCAACGGGCATGGCCGTTTCTCCGGCACTGGATGAGAATCCGGTATCCATGTCAAAAAACAGCAGAGATTCCCGGCTGCATCTGATGGCTTGA
- the fliE gene encoding flagellar hook-basal body complex protein FliE — MNPVNNRFFSLPVADTGQISATALPPFSGMSFSERLNSAVREVNTLQNVSDLAAEKVMLGELDLHEGMMALQEADLSMRLLVQTRSKALEAYKEIMHMQF, encoded by the coding sequence ATGAATCCCGTAAATAACCGTTTTTTTTCTCTTCCGGTTGCAGATACAGGGCAGATTTCCGCCACTGCTCTGCCCCCTTTTTCCGGCATGAGTTTTTCCGAGCGTCTTAACAGTGCCGTTCGTGAGGTGAATACCCTGCAGAATGTTTCGGATCTTGCAGCGGAAAAGGTCATGCTTGGAGAGCTGGATCTGCACGAAGGCATGATGGCTCTTCAGGAGGCGGATCTTTCCATGCGCCTTCTGGTACAGACACGGTCCAAAGCCCTGGAAGCCTATAAAGAAATCATGCACATGCAGTTCTGA
- a CDS encoding FliI/YscN family ATPase, whose protein sequence is MAASFDFHMDFSRYHRLVREMPPPAPEGRVVQVVGLIAEAEGMGQGIGGFCRIVLDDGGDVLAEIVGFRKTNTLLMPYGSTRGIRPGSRVIVEASRPLAPVGDAYLGRVIDGMGEPLDGLGPVKADASYPLYGKPINPLDRDPVKIPMDVGICAINTMIPLGRGQRVAIMAGSGVGKSVLMGMMTRHTAADVVVIGLVGERGREVKDFVEDILGEEGRKKAVVIAATSDVPPLVRMRGAYLATTMAEYFRDQGKDVLLLVDSLTRYAMSSRDVGLAAGEPPTTRGYTPSFFVQVPILLERAGTVKGKGSITGIYTVLVEGDDMNDPVGDTVRSIVDGHIVLSRQIASRGQYPAIDVLASVSRVARDVSRPENLALRDQAVRILATYREAEDMIQIGAYVDGASPAIDIAKKMAPKIQEFLRQRVDVRVTSEDGFSTLAGILSGDKNP, encoded by the coding sequence ATGGCAGCATCCTTTGATTTCCATATGGATTTTTCCCGTTATCACCGATTGGTCAGGGAGATGCCACCGCCTGCTCCGGAAGGGCGGGTTGTTCAGGTGGTGGGACTTATTGCCGAGGCCGAGGGCATGGGGCAGGGAATCGGGGGGTTTTGCCGAATTGTTCTGGATGATGGTGGTGATGTTCTGGCTGAGATTGTTGGTTTCAGGAAAACCAATACCCTCCTCATGCCCTATGGCAGTACCCGCGGTATCCGGCCCGGCAGCCGGGTGATTGTGGAGGCATCAAGGCCCCTTGCCCCTGTTGGGGATGCCTATCTGGGCCGTGTCATCGATGGTATGGGCGAACCTCTCGATGGCCTCGGGCCTGTGAAAGCCGATGCTTCCTATCCCCTTTATGGTAAGCCCATAAATCCCCTGGACAGGGATCCTGTTAAAATCCCAATGGATGTGGGGATCTGTGCCATCAACACCATGATCCCTCTGGGCAGGGGGCAGCGTGTGGCCATTATGGCAGGTTCCGGTGTGGGGAAAAGTGTACTTATGGGCATGATGACCCGGCATACTGCAGCGGATGTGGTGGTGATTGGTCTCGTCGGAGAGCGGGGCCGGGAGGTCAAGGATTTTGTGGAGGATATCCTCGGGGAGGAAGGCCGTAAGAAAGCAGTTGTTATTGCTGCGACTTCCGATGTTCCGCCCCTGGTGCGCATGCGGGGAGCTTACCTTGCCACCACCATGGCAGAATATTTCAGGGATCAGGGAAAGGATGTGCTGCTGCTGGTGGATTCTCTGACCCGATATGCCATGTCCAGCCGGGATGTGGGTCTTGCTGCGGGGGAGCCGCCCACCACCCGTGGTTATACTCCCTCTTTTTTTGTGCAGGTACCCATTCTGCTGGAAAGGGCTGGCACGGTAAAGGGCAAGGGGAGCATCACGGGAATTTATACCGTGCTTGTGGAAGGCGATGACATGAATGATCCTGTGGGGGATACGGTTCGTTCCATTGTGGACGGGCATATTGTGCTTTCCCGGCAGATTGCCAGCCGGGGGCAGTATCCTGCCATTGACGTGCTGGCCAGTGTCAGCCGTGTGGCAAGGGATGTCAGTCGGCCTGAGAATCTGGCATTGCGGGATCAGGCTGTGCGTATCCTTGCCACCTACAGGGAGGCCGAAGATATGATACAGATAGGGGCCTATGTGGACGGGGCCAGCCCTGCCATCGACATTGCCAAGAAAATGGCACCGAAAATACAGGAGTTTCTTCGTCAGCGTGTGGATGTGCGGGTTACTTCAGAAGATGGCTTTTCCACCCTTGCGGGTATTCTTTCCGGGGATAAAAATCCATGA
- a CDS encoding flagellar export protein FliJ, with the protein MKRFVFRLESLLRYRSFQVKQALQALMVVQKLLEECEAEILKLGEDQQAALILLEKETQEGISGERFRLHTDYLADMEMRMLKMEERKKRILYQLREKQKLLDQARMAEKALENLKEGQREAYMKEMDLWQQKETDDMVSIRKAREGMS; encoded by the coding sequence ATGAAACGCTTTGTTTTCCGCCTGGAATCTTTGCTTCGTTACCGGAGTTTTCAGGTAAAACAGGCCCTGCAGGCCCTTATGGTGGTACAGAAGCTGCTGGAAGAGTGTGAGGCAGAGATACTAAAGCTGGGGGAGGATCAGCAGGCTGCTCTGATATTGCTGGAAAAGGAAACACAGGAAGGGATTTCCGGGGAGCGTTTTCGTCTGCATACGGATTATCTGGCGGATATGGAAATGCGTATGCTGAAGATGGAGGAAAGAAAAAAGCGTATCCTTTATCAGCTCCGGGAAAAACAGAAGCTGCTGGATCAGGCCCGAATGGCTGAAAAAGCCCTTGAAAACCTTAAGGAAGGGCAGCGGGAAGCCTATATGAAGGAGATGGATCTCTGGCAGCAGAAAGAGACCGATGATATGGTTTCCATACGCAAAGCCCGGGAGGGCATGTCATGA
- a CDS encoding sigma-54 dependent transcriptional regulator, with amino-acid sequence MTSSRQAVIFASDSGVRDSLNRMLENCSCSVRPGRTETEALQLMQSQAPSLVVGVWEDGKNPLPFVAQAVSSRIPVLVLSGSVDVELAVDCIRAGALDFMLLPLEEDRLQKIFTGIFGEKAMPVSGRSLVTQDPGMQRLVDLTLRVAASRAPVFIQGESGTGKELFARMVHDNSPRRQGAFVAINCAALPENLLESELFGHEKGAFTGATFRKEGKFELAHGGTLLLDEVTEMPVHLQAKLLRVLQEGAVDRVGGLRPVHVDVRIVATTNRDLREAMEEGIFREDLYHRLNTIPLRIPPLRERPGDIPLLARHFIEKYNAEDGRSVKGLTDEALNCLTSVTFTGNVRELENVIRRAVLLCDGTDIKIADLLLEEDLPHSLSPGLAEGSWSLPEAFLDAPLKEVEKQMIFHTLKRFDGNRTHAAQLLGISVRTLRNKLNEYKNDPDMTAAV; translated from the coding sequence ATGACGAGTTCACGACAGGCCGTGATTTTTGCTTCTGACTCCGGAGTCCGTGATTCCCTGAACCGTATGTTGGAAAACTGTAGTTGTTCGGTGCGTCCAGGAAGAACGGAAACAGAAGCCCTGCAGCTGATGCAGTCCCAGGCTCCCAGCCTGGTTGTGGGTGTATGGGAGGATGGAAAGAACCCACTGCCCTTTGTGGCGCAGGCGGTGTCCAGCCGGATTCCTGTGCTGGTACTTTCTGGCAGCGTGGATGTGGAGCTGGCTGTGGATTGCATTCGTGCTGGTGCCCTGGATTTCATGCTGCTGCCCCTGGAAGAGGATCGTCTGCAAAAAATTTTCACCGGGATTTTCGGGGAAAAAGCCATGCCTGTATCCGGCAGAAGTCTGGTGACCCAGGATCCTGGGATGCAGCGCCTTGTGGATCTGACCCTGAGGGTTGCAGCCAGCCGTGCCCCGGTTTTTATTCAGGGTGAGTCCGGTACGGGTAAGGAGCTTTTTGCCCGTATGGTGCATGATAACAGCCCCAGAAGGCAGGGAGCCTTTGTGGCTATTAACTGTGCGGCCCTGCCGGAAAATCTTCTGGAGAGTGAGCTTTTCGGTCATGAAAAAGGCGCCTTTACAGGGGCGACTTTCCGCAAGGAAGGAAAGTTTGAGCTGGCCCATGGGGGAACCCTTCTTCTGGATGAGGTTACGGAAATGCCCGTACATCTGCAGGCCAAGCTTTTGAGGGTGTTGCAGGAAGGCGCCGTGGACCGGGTTGGTGGTTTGCGGCCTGTCCATGTGGATGTTCGGATTGTGGCCACCACCAACAGGGATCTTCGGGAGGCCATGGAAGAGGGTATTTTCCGGGAAGATCTTTATCACAGACTGAATACCATCCCCCTTCGTATTCCGCCATTGCGGGAACGTCCCGGAGATATTCCCCTGCTGGCTCGCCATTTTATTGAAAAGTATAATGCAGAGGATGGGCGGAGTGTCAAGGGTTTGACGGACGAGGCTTTAAACTGTTTAACTTCCGTCACTTTCACGGGTAATGTCCGGGAGCTTGAAAACGTGATCCGTCGTGCAGTACTTCTTTGTGACGGTACTGATATCAAGATTGCGGACCTTCTGCTGGAAGAAGATCTTCCCCACAGTCTCTCCCCGGGCCTTGCGGAAGGTTCCTGGTCTCTGCCCGAAGCTTTTCTGGATGCTCCTTTAAAGGAGGTGGAAAAGCAGATGATTTTCCATACCCTGAAACGTTTTGACGGAAACCGTACCCATGCGGCCCAGCTTCTGGGGATCAGCGTACGTACCCTGCGTAACAAGCTCAATGAATATAAAAATGATCCGGATATGACGGCTGCGGTTTGA
- the flgB gene encoding flagellar basal body rod protein FlgB, translated as MGGHRLFDSTYNMMGKGLDVSSFRHSLISANVANVDTIHYKPRDLDFNATLKQAMAGPPPREVAMTHEKHLDAGPLPDPIRASIYDNADAYHLDSVDIDEEMSNLVENNMKYRTTAEMMVRKMTILRHAIAEGGS; from the coding sequence TTGGGCGGTCACCGTTTATTTGATTCCACCTACAATATGATGGGCAAGGGGCTGGATGTTTCCAGTTTTCGTCATAGCCTGATTTCTGCCAATGTGGCCAATGTGGATACGATCCATTACAAGCCGAGGGATCTGGATTTTAATGCAACCCTGAAACAGGCCATGGCCGGTCCTCCTCCAAGGGAGGTGGCCATGACCCATGAAAAGCATCTGGACGCCGGTCCGCTTCCGGACCCCATACGGGCATCCATATATGACAATGCCGATGCCTATCATCTGGACTCGGTGGATATTGATGAGGAGATGAGTAATCTTGTGGAAAACAATATGAAATACAGGACAACGGCTGAAATGATGGTGAGAAAGATGACCATCCTCCGTCATGCCATTGCCGAAGGAGGCAGCTGA
- the fliF gene encoding flagellar basal-body MS-ring/collar protein FliF has product MNPVIEQILSIWRSMPLPRKIILGAVVVLTTIGFASLFFMANRTEFGVLYTNLSEKDASEIVDKLKEMRVPYELEGGGSAIRVPSGQIHETRLSLAGEGLPKGGGVGFEVFDKSDFGTTEFVQKLNLQRALQGELARTIRQFQEVTDARVMVVMPKDSVFIEESRPPSVSVLLRLKQGADLPQSKVEAVVHLVASAIQDMTPELVTVVDTRGRVLYRGHSDEEKLAELENTRVRNQVQYKTIRERELAQRIESLLERVVGKDRAIVRVTAEMDFSREEMSEEIFDPNETEAIFVRSRKNLNEETERLRGPLGAISSVNPVVPPGTEGGPLETLEKGRKQDDVVNYELSKRVRTTEKPFAVLSRLSVAAVIDGRYEWQRDEKGVMTRRYVQRTPEEMAQFTEVVKNAMGFSEARGDQVVVESFAFNPDEEPPMDEDPLTGLARLRKDYGRIAANLILLLMLFLFVLRPIHKTVKEIREGAEPPALPEEPGSLLDITDESLEEDLPLEEKAVKLAQADLDRSANILKGWLRDEE; this is encoded by the coding sequence ATGAATCCTGTTATTGAACAAATCCTTTCCATCTGGCGCAGTATGCCCCTTCCAAGAAAAATTATTCTGGGGGCTGTTGTGGTGCTGACCACCATCGGGTTTGCTTCCCTCTTTTTCATGGCAAACAGAACTGAATTTGGTGTGCTGTATACCAATCTTTCTGAAAAGGACGCATCAGAGATTGTAGACAAACTTAAAGAGATGCGTGTTCCCTATGAGCTGGAAGGGGGGGGGAGTGCCATCCGTGTTCCTTCAGGTCAGATCCATGAGACCCGTCTGTCTCTGGCGGGTGAAGGTCTGCCCAAGGGGGGCGGTGTGGGTTTTGAGGTTTTTGACAAGAGTGATTTCGGAACCACGGAATTTGTGCAGAAACTGAATCTGCAACGGGCTCTGCAGGGAGAGCTGGCACGCACCATCCGTCAGTTTCAGGAAGTTACCGATGCCAGGGTCATGGTGGTCATGCCCAAGGATTCGGTTTTTATAGAAGAATCCCGGCCACCCAGTGTTTCTGTTCTGTTACGCCTGAAGCAGGGTGCCGACCTCCCCCAGAGCAAGGTGGAGGCGGTGGTGCATCTGGTGGCGTCCGCCATTCAGGATATGACACCTGAGCTGGTGACGGTGGTGGATACCAGAGGACGGGTTCTGTACAGAGGGCACAGTGATGAGGAAAAGCTGGCGGAGCTGGAAAATACCCGGGTGAGAAACCAGGTCCAGTATAAAACCATACGGGAAAGGGAGCTGGCCCAGCGCATTGAAAGTCTCCTTGAGCGTGTGGTGGGAAAGGACAGGGCCATTGTAAGGGTCACGGCAGAGATGGATTTTTCCCGTGAGGAAATGAGTGAGGAAATTTTTGATCCCAATGAAACCGAAGCCATTTTTGTCCGGAGTCGAAAAAACCTGAATGAGGAAACGGAAAGACTGCGTGGCCCTCTTGGCGCCATCTCCAGTGTCAATCCTGTTGTGCCACCGGGAACGGAAGGTGGCCCCCTTGAAACTCTGGAAAAGGGCAGGAAACAGGATGATGTGGTTAATTATGAATTGAGCAAGCGGGTAAGGACTACGGAAAAACCCTTTGCCGTATTAAGCCGCCTCAGCGTGGCTGCGGTGATTGATGGTCGTTATGAATGGCAGCGGGATGAAAAGGGAGTAATGACCCGCCGCTATGTGCAGAGAACACCGGAAGAGATGGCGCAGTTTACGGAAGTGGTGAAAAACGCCATGGGTTTTTCAGAGGCCAGGGGAGATCAGGTGGTGGTGGAATCCTTTGCCTTTAACCCCGATGAAGAACCTCCCATGGATGAAGATCCTCTGACTGGTCTTGCCCGTTTGCGTAAGGATTATGGGCGTATTGCCGCGAACCTGATTCTTCTGCTAATGCTTTTCCTTTTTGTTCTTAGGCCCATTCATAAAACAGTGAAGGAAATCCGTGAAGGTGCAGAACCACCTGCCTTGCCGGAAGAACCCGGAAGTCTTCTGGATATTACGGATGAGTCCCTTGAGGAGGATTTGCCTCTGGAGGAAAAGGCTGTCAAACTGGCTCAGGCGGATCTGGATCGTTCCGCCAATATTCTTAAAGGCTGGCTCCGGGATGAGGAATGA